The Sporomusa termitida genome has a window encoding:
- a CDS encoding oxalate oxidoreductase subunit delta produces the protein MTLAVAVDAKMQEVTVWTRGVTLAKEARDTATLLAKAGSLEGKYNQSFDNYVDLPDRINVPVKSYARISPEPIETYYEYENYRPDVVVLAEETLVKGNPVLKGCKDGTVVIINTKRDINKLVKYLSPQENLSKVKVVAAIDADALGAGVFHTFDGTEGCIDDTKIGAGVGAAMAAAAAKASGIVKLESLLKIAENKTAVQQGWDTVVILPLCNGEAGCPVNPSRLELEWK, from the coding sequence ATGACGCTGGCAGTTGCTGTTGACGCCAAGATGCAGGAAGTTACTGTATGGACCAGGGGGGTCACCCTGGCCAAAGAAGCTCGCGACACGGCTACCCTGCTCGCCAAAGCAGGTAGTCTCGAAGGAAAGTATAACCAGTCTTTCGACAACTACGTTGACTTGCCTGACCGGATTAATGTACCGGTGAAGAGTTATGCCCGCATTAGTCCTGAGCCGATTGAAACCTATTACGAGTATGAGAATTATCGTCCAGATGTTGTTGTGCTGGCTGAAGAAACACTTGTAAAAGGCAATCCTGTTTTAAAAGGCTGTAAGGATGGCACCGTTGTTATTATCAATACCAAGCGGGATATTAACAAATTGGTCAAATACCTGTCACCCCAGGAAAACCTGAGTAAGGTTAAAGTGGTCGCTGCGATTGACGCCGATGCCTTAGGCGCTGGTGTTTTCCATACCTTTGATGGTACTGAAGGCTGTATTGACGACACTAAGATTGGTGCAGGTGTTGGTGCGGCCATGGCTGCTGCTGCGGCAAAAGCCAGCGGTATTGTTAAATTAGAGTCTCTGCTCAAAATTGCTGAGAACAAAACAGCTGTTCAGCAAGGTTGGGATACAGTAGTCATATTACCGCTGTGCAACGGCGAAGCCGGTTGCCCTGTAAATCCGAGCAGGCTGGAACTGGAGTGGAAATAG
- a CDS encoding 4Fe-4S binding protein, with translation MAKVYKQVPFAAIVPSPQTENEGMITGNWRFLRPVVDKEQCTECKTCYIYCPDACVNFAKADGVSFNLKYCKGCGICSNVCPVGAISRVPELDFDE, from the coding sequence ATGGCAAAAGTTTATAAACAAGTGCCATTTGCGGCTATTGTTCCTTCCCCTCAAACAGAAAATGAGGGTATGATCACTGGTAACTGGCGGTTCCTCCGCCCGGTAGTTGATAAAGAGCAATGTACAGAGTGCAAAACCTGCTATATTTATTGTCCTGATGCCTGCGTGAATTTTGCTAAGGCTGATGGCGTCAGCTTTAATCTGAAGTATTGTAAGGGTTGTGGTATTTGCAGCAACGTTTGTCCGGTAGGGGCAATAAGTCGAGTGCCTGAACTTGATTTTGATGAATAA
- a CDS encoding oxalate oxidoreductase subunit alpha, translated as MPIKKKGTGLTAVADAWQLADIDVSASYPIRPYTAVMAELAKRIANGTMQCEMVHGEGEHAQFSIAHGASMAGARATTGSSGVGVTYAFETYSPIAGSRCPIQALVGDRTLDPPGDFGSEHTDCLTLRDNGWIFGWAQDAQESLDNSLMYFRIGEDPDIMLPQIVAMDGYFVTHIAQDYIMPDQDQVDKFLPKFNPKFRLDVKNPVIMGPQIEPEMGPPLEWDRHVVMTKVKEKIVEVTEEFGKVFGRKYAPFVEEYLTEDADMVFVLQGAHAVTCRSAIKYLREAGFKIGLCRLRWFRPFPDTALAQILTKFKVAGVIDTGTSYGAPCSGGVLSTEVKAAMSEVAGKPIIQSFTSGLGGETITHEEFFAMAEMMKQTLQAGKIIQGGTWVNFNDYHEGASQINAAKHEAAPSK; from the coding sequence ATGCCAATTAAGAAAAAAGGTACAGGTTTAACTGCGGTTGCAGATGCCTGGCAGCTTGCTGATATTGATGTTTCGGCGTCCTATCCTATTCGCCCATACACTGCAGTCATGGCTGAATTGGCAAAACGGATTGCCAACGGGACTATGCAGTGTGAAATGGTCCATGGCGAAGGGGAGCATGCCCAGTTTTCTATCGCCCACGGCGCTTCGATGGCTGGTGCCCGGGCCACAACCGGATCTTCCGGGGTAGGTGTTACCTATGCATTTGAAACCTACTCCCCAATCGCCGGCAGCCGTTGCCCGATTCAGGCGCTTGTTGGCGACCGTACCCTTGATCCGCCCGGTGATTTTGGTTCTGAGCATACTGACTGCCTGACTCTGCGTGATAATGGCTGGATCTTTGGCTGGGCCCAGGACGCACAGGAATCTTTGGATAATAGTCTGATGTATTTCCGGATTGGTGAGGATCCTGACATCATGTTGCCGCAAATTGTGGCAATGGACGGTTATTTTGTCACCCATATTGCTCAGGATTATATTATGCCTGATCAGGACCAAGTTGATAAATTCCTGCCTAAGTTCAATCCGAAATTCCGCCTTGATGTAAAAAACCCTGTGATTATGGGGCCGCAGATCGAGCCGGAAATGGGACCGCCGCTGGAGTGGGACCGCCATGTAGTAATGACTAAGGTTAAGGAAAAAATCGTTGAGGTAACGGAAGAGTTTGGTAAAGTGTTTGGCCGCAAATATGCTCCGTTCGTGGAAGAGTATCTGACTGAAGACGCTGATATGGTATTTGTGCTGCAAGGCGCACATGCCGTAACCTGCCGCAGTGCGATCAAGTATCTCCGTGAAGCTGGTTTCAAGATTGGCTTGTGCAGACTTCGTTGGTTCCGGCCGTTCCCGGATACCGCCCTTGCTCAAATTCTGACTAAGTTTAAAGTTGCCGGCGTTATTGATACGGGAACATCCTATGGCGCACCCTGCAGCGGTGGGGTACTGTCAACAGAGGTTAAAGCTGCTATGTCTGAAGTTGCGGGCAAGCCGATCATTCAAAGCTTTACCTCCGGCTTGGGCGGCGAGACCATTACCCACGAAGAGTTCTTCGCAATGGCTGAAATGATGAAGCAAACCCTGCAAGCCGGCAAGATTATTCAAGGCGGCACCTGGGTTAACTTCAATGATTATCATGAAGGCGCTTCTCAGATCAATGCTGCGAAACATGAAGCTGCCCCCAGTAAATAA
- a CDS encoding oxalate oxidoreductase subunit beta, whose protein sequence is MAVAELVKSIAHTTDLRDTYVPGHRTCAGCGPALAYRLVAKAAGENTIFIGPTGCMYVANTSYACGPWAVPWTHAQITNGGAVASGIAEAFRMMIKKGKIQDKFPNVIVMAGDGGCSDIGLQAMSAMFYRGHKVLCVMYDNESYANTGIQVSPSTPYGATTMFTPAGPAIPEAKKHQMKDPMPIFLAGGHPYLKYGATASIGYPIDLMNKIRRGLAEDGPAFVHLHSPCPKGWSFPPERTIEIAKLAVETGMWNLYEVENGDWAHKKFSVMPKKLKPVDEYLQTQARFCHLQPEHVAKIQNFVNNRAKALGMEVPLPPAQ, encoded by the coding sequence ATGGCAGTTGCTGAATTAGTTAAGTCAATTGCACACACGACTGATTTGCGGGACACTTATGTTCCCGGTCACCGTACTTGTGCTGGTTGCGGTCCTGCGCTTGCGTATCGCCTGGTAGCAAAGGCTGCAGGTGAAAATACAATCTTTATTGGTCCAACCGGCTGTATGTATGTTGCCAACACCAGTTATGCCTGTGGTCCCTGGGCCGTGCCCTGGACACATGCCCAGATCACCAACGGCGGCGCCGTAGCTTCCGGTATTGCCGAAGCTTTCCGCATGATGATCAAAAAGGGTAAAATCCAGGATAAGTTCCCCAATGTTATTGTCATGGCCGGTGATGGCGGCTGTTCTGATATTGGTCTTCAGGCTATGTCGGCTATGTTCTATCGCGGGCACAAGGTTCTTTGCGTAATGTATGATAATGAGTCCTATGCCAATACCGGTATTCAGGTTTCTCCGTCTACCCCGTATGGTGCTACGACTATGTTTACCCCGGCCGGTCCGGCCATTCCGGAAGCCAAGAAACATCAAATGAAAGACCCCATGCCGATATTCCTGGCCGGCGGTCATCCTTATCTGAAATATGGGGCAACAGCCTCCATCGGCTATCCCATTGACCTTATGAACAAGATCCGCCGAGGTCTTGCTGAAGACGGTCCGGCGTTTGTTCATCTGCATTCCCCCTGTCCGAAAGGCTGGTCTTTCCCGCCCGAACGGACTATTGAGATTGCCAAACTTGCGGTTGAGACCGGCATGTGGAATCTTTACGAAGTTGAAAACGGCGACTGGGCTCATAAGAAGTTCAGTGTTATGCCGAAGAAACTTAAACCTGTTGACGAGTATCTCCAGACTCAGGCCCGTTTCTGCCATCTGCAACCTGAGCATGTGGCCAAAATCCAAAACTTCGTCAACAACCGCGCCAAAGCGCTTGGTATGGAAGTTCCCCTGCCGCCTGCTCAGTAA
- a CDS encoding L-lactate permease yields the protein MDKGVALTFTNWILAFLPILVLLSTILLFKWGAPKSGAVSWFTAVIIGLFVFGGDSRLLALANSKGMAMSLYVLLIIWGAVFLYNLVEKIGAIKVIGDTMIKITEEKLLQCLLMSWCFASFMQGIAGFGVPVAVVAPIMLVMGFPPAIAAATCLVGHSWSISFGSMGSSYYTIQLVTKIPGEIIGPWMALLFAIPIYATGIAVCHIYGGFAAVKRGLPAVLITGTVMAFMCWFMNKLGAAQLATLIPALFGCGTMAVLAKTIYRHEADAEEKQQDAPLMGFNMAFSPYYILIALCIMTQIKAIASFFAPYTWGLNYPAVTTAAGFAVKAETMYSKINIFSHPAPLLVAAAICGYVIFKIAGKWKAGAASEAVKATFSQCVPTSIGITTMVMMALIMNDTGMTNMLAQGIANSTGVLFPIFSPFIGVLGAFLTGSNTNSNVMFGALQYETAKVLGISAVIMSAVQSVGGSVGCAIAPSKVLIGSATVGLDGRESEVLNRTIPYCIIISLLVGINAWIFAYMLFKDLP from the coding sequence ATGGATAAGGGTGTTGCCTTAACCTTTACGAACTGGATACTGGCTTTCCTACCTATCTTAGTTTTGCTATCTACCATTTTACTATTTAAATGGGGCGCGCCGAAATCCGGCGCAGTATCCTGGTTTACAGCGGTTATCATTGGTTTGTTTGTCTTTGGCGGCGATTCGCGGTTACTGGCTTTAGCCAATAGCAAAGGCATGGCCATGTCACTTTATGTATTGCTTATTATCTGGGGTGCCGTTTTTCTCTATAACCTGGTTGAGAAGATTGGCGCGATCAAAGTAATTGGCGACACCATGATCAAAATAACGGAGGAGAAGCTGCTGCAATGCCTGCTGATGTCCTGGTGTTTTGCCAGCTTTATGCAGGGGATTGCCGGTTTTGGCGTACCTGTTGCCGTTGTCGCGCCAATTATGCTGGTCATGGGTTTCCCGCCGGCGATTGCGGCCGCTACCTGCCTGGTAGGGCACTCCTGGTCGATTAGCTTTGGCTCAATGGGATCTTCCTATTACACAATTCAGTTGGTTACCAAAATCCCCGGCGAGATTATCGGCCCCTGGATGGCACTTTTGTTTGCAATACCTATTTACGCGACCGGTATTGCCGTGTGTCATATTTACGGCGGCTTTGCTGCTGTCAAAAGAGGTTTGCCTGCTGTTCTGATCACCGGTACGGTTATGGCTTTTATGTGCTGGTTCATGAACAAACTCGGCGCTGCTCAGCTGGCTACACTGATTCCGGCGCTGTTTGGCTGCGGGACGATGGCTGTTCTGGCTAAGACAATCTACCGGCATGAGGCCGATGCGGAAGAGAAGCAGCAGGATGCACCGCTGATGGGCTTTAATATGGCGTTTTCGCCGTATTACATCCTGATCGCACTCTGTATTATGACCCAGATTAAAGCGATTGCCAGCTTTTTTGCTCCTTATACCTGGGGACTTAATTATCCCGCAGTGACAACAGCGGCGGGTTTTGCCGTCAAGGCCGAAACGATGTATTCAAAAATCAACATCTTCTCGCATCCGGCCCCGCTGTTGGTTGCTGCAGCAATTTGCGGCTATGTTATTTTTAAAATTGCCGGCAAATGGAAAGCGGGAGCCGCCTCTGAGGCTGTCAAAGCCACCTTTTCCCAGTGTGTGCCTACCAGTATCGGCATAACAACCATGGTCATGATGGCGTTAATTATGAACGATACCGGTATGACTAACATGCTGGCGCAGGGGATTGCGAATTCAACTGGTGTTCTGTTCCCCATATTCTCGCCGTTTATCGGTGTGCTGGGAGCATTTCTCACCGGTAGTAACACCAACTCGAATGTAATGTTTGGCGCATTACAATACGAGACGGCCAAGGTGCTCGGGATTAGTGCTGTCATTATGTCGGCCGTTCAGTCTGTTGGCGGTTCGGTCGGCTGCGCAATCGCTCCGTCCAAGGTGCTCATTGGTTCGGCCACCGTTGGTCTGGATGGCCGTGAAAGTGAGGTTCTGAACCGGACGATACCTTACTGTATAATCATTTCGCTGCTGGTGGGCATCAACGCCTGGATTTTTGCCTACATGTTGTTTAAGGATCTGCCTTAG
- a CDS encoding HPP family protein, giving the protein MSNGVPQKEPQALPTTWAEHLVPSGREYCRKITTVGKCGVASPPASECFWAFVGSFAGIGIVAYLTFLQGIPVLLASLGASACLIYGAPTAPFAQPRNAIAGHLLSAVIGVLIYQLAGAHWYTAALSVGLAVAAMVGTRTIHPPAGATALIAVITGQGWLFPLLPVGVGICILVIVGLVINNLAAKRQYPCYWW; this is encoded by the coding sequence ATGTCTAACGGCGTACCGCAAAAAGAACCCCAGGCTTTGCCAACAACCTGGGCAGAGCATCTTGTTCCGTCAGGACGTGAATATTGCCGGAAGATAACCACCGTGGGTAAGTGCGGCGTAGCCTCACCGCCGGCATCAGAGTGTTTTTGGGCGTTTGTTGGCTCCTTTGCCGGTATTGGTATTGTTGCTTATTTAACTTTCCTGCAAGGCATTCCTGTTTTGCTTGCCTCACTGGGGGCATCGGCCTGCCTGATTTATGGCGCGCCGACGGCACCGTTTGCTCAGCCGCGGAATGCTATTGCCGGCCACTTATTGTCGGCTGTAATCGGGGTTCTGATTTACCAGTTGGCCGGGGCCCACTGGTATACGGCCGCTCTCAGCGTAGGGCTGGCCGTAGCCGCTATGGTGGGAACGAGAACCATTCACCCGCCGGCCGGGGCCACCGCCCTGATTGCCGTAATTACCGGGCAGGGGTGGCTGTTTCCTCTATTGCCGGTAGGTGTGGGTATTTGTATATTAGTGATTGTCGGCCTAGTCATTAATAATCTGGCCGCAAAACGGCAATATCCGTGTTATTGGTGGTAG
- a CDS encoding alanine racemase, producing the protein MVSSLLEIDLDKIKYNTAQVKKICGRQGIKVLGVTKGFSAIPQIVAAMVAGGVDGLADARMENIIKLRNYGFDQEMTLLRIPKLSNVADVVHYTNVSVNSEITVIKALSQAAGKLHSPHQIVLMIDVGDLREGVMAENVLATAKQISRLPGVRLIGLGTNMGCFGGVLPSINNLGLLVELGTCIEKQLGLQIEIISGGATSTLSLVETGIVPAGVNQLRIGEGILLGTDSTNNRKIPWLCDDAFLLRAEVIEFKAKPSVPIGDIGRDAFGNIPQFADEGLRKRAILALGKQDVNIEGITPIDENLKILGASSDHLIVDATDSAANIHVGDAICFRLNYSGILSASQSRYIGKKFYGGNYG; encoded by the coding sequence ATGGTCAGCTCATTACTTGAGATTGATTTAGATAAAATCAAGTATAATACGGCGCAGGTAAAAAAAATATGTGGCCGGCAAGGCATCAAGGTGCTGGGCGTAACGAAGGGCTTTAGTGCAATTCCGCAAATCGTAGCGGCTATGGTGGCAGGAGGCGTGGATGGTCTGGCCGATGCCAGAATGGAAAACATAATAAAACTTAGAAACTACGGTTTTGATCAGGAGATGACCCTGCTAAGGATACCTAAGCTAAGCAACGTCGCCGACGTTGTGCACTATACAAATGTCAGTGTTAACTCTGAGATTACCGTCATCAAAGCCTTGTCGCAGGCGGCCGGGAAGCTGCACAGCCCGCATCAGATTGTACTAATGATTGATGTTGGTGATCTCCGTGAAGGCGTAATGGCCGAGAATGTGCTGGCGACGGCGAAACAGATCTCGCGTTTACCGGGGGTCAGGCTCATTGGCTTAGGCACCAATATGGGCTGCTTTGGCGGCGTTTTGCCCAGTATAAATAATTTAGGCTTACTTGTGGAACTGGGAACTTGTATTGAAAAGCAGCTCGGCCTGCAGATTGAGATTATCTCAGGCGGGGCGACCTCGACCTTATCACTGGTTGAGACCGGTATAGTTCCGGCCGGTGTCAATCAGCTAAGAATCGGGGAAGGCATATTATTAGGGACAGACAGTACAAATAATAGAAAGATCCCCTGGCTTTGTGATGATGCTTTCCTGCTGCGGGCGGAGGTTATTGAGTTTAAGGCTAAGCCATCGGTCCCCATCGGTGATATTGGCAGAGACGCTTTTGGGAATATACCACAGTTCGCGGACGAAGGCCTCAGGAAGAGAGCCATTCTGGCTTTGGGAAAACAGGATGTAAACATTGAAGGCATTACACCGATTGATGAAAATTTAAAAATTCTGGGGGCAAGCAGTGACCATCTTATTGTTGATGCCACCGATTCGGCAGCAAACATCCATGTGGGCGATGCCATCTGTTTTCGGCTGAATTACTCAGGGATCTTATCAGCCAGTCAATCGAGATATATCGGGAAAAAATTTTACGGAGGTAACTATGGTTGA
- a CDS encoding GNAT family N-acetyltransferase, giving the protein MVELITAFDKAIIRRLVELEADAFGAGGMNEWQLVPLIRHGHVYVTRKAGEVIGAVQYMLDWHNPKKAYMIGVSIAKEQRGQGVGTGFIKETFTPLAAEGIEEVELTVDPANAAAVKVYKGKLGFTVTEFRRDEYGDGEDRLVMKLSLKKCK; this is encoded by the coding sequence ATGGTTGAGCTGATTACCGCCTTTGACAAGGCAATCATCCGTCGTTTAGTCGAACTGGAAGCAGATGCTTTTGGGGCCGGGGGGATGAATGAATGGCAGTTAGTACCGCTAATACGGCACGGTCACGTTTATGTCACCCGCAAGGCAGGAGAAGTGATTGGCGCGGTGCAATATATGCTAGATTGGCACAATCCGAAAAAAGCTTATATGATAGGAGTGTCTATTGCCAAAGAACAGCGGGGCCAGGGTGTTGGTACCGGTTTTATCAAAGAAACATTTACTCCCTTAGCGGCAGAGGGCATTGAAGAAGTCGAATTGACCGTAGATCCTGCCAATGCAGCCGCCGTCAAGGTGTATAAAGGTAAACTGGGTTTCACGGTTACCGAATTTAGGCGGGACGAATATGGCGATGGCGAGGACAGGCTGGTAATGAAATTATCTTTGAAAAAATGTAAATAG
- a CDS encoding ArsR/SmtB family transcription factor, whose protein sequence is MKDSERDICEQYCIHPQIIERLKTAILDDSIVLDMAEMFKILGDSTRIRILHALSQQELCVCDIAETLGMNQSAVSHQLRTLRGARLVKYRKEGKEAWYSLDDDHVISLMCQGLEHISHKR, encoded by the coding sequence ATGAAAGATTCGGAACGTGACATTTGCGAGCAATACTGTATTCATCCCCAGATCATAGAACGGCTGAAAACAGCTATACTGGACGATAGTATTGTGCTGGACATGGCGGAAATGTTTAAGATATTGGGTGATTCTACCCGGATTAGAATTTTACATGCCTTATCCCAGCAGGAATTGTGTGTGTGTGATATTGCGGAAACGCTGGGAATGAACCAGTCGGCCGTCTCTCATCAGCTGCGGACCCTGCGGGGGGCCCGCCTGGTAAAGTATCGCAAAGAAGGCAAAGAAGCGTGGTATTCTCTGGATGATGATCATGTAATCTCATTAATGTGCCAGGGCCTTGAGCATATTTCTCACAAACGCTAG
- a CDS encoding heavy metal translocating P-type ATPase, which yields MHKQEEQHCGCGCCGEMALTATAGAIALDKAHLLNTTFQVDGLDCADCAAKVEKAVGRIQGVTEARMNFAAAKMKVSYDSTVMGADEIVQVIAGFGYDAKAVSEVPGYQKTVLRLTGLDCADCAAKLEKRVAGLDGVQAVAVNFGAGKMTVEHTITAQEIIETVEQAGYQAALDQAPGSTAAEKQVWWQKPRMLATIVSGLLLAVALVLDWTGAGEQLLIPVYVLTMIIGGYHVAKSGLYGLKSMTLDTNFLMVIAVAGAAAIGEWSEGATVVFLFSFGNALQAYTMDKTRSSIRALMELAPPEALVRRKGEELRLRVEEIIVGDIMLVKPGERLAMDGVVANGSSTVNQAAITGESMPVEKQAGDIVYAGTVNEQGALEIRVTKLAEDSTLAKIMHMVEEAQAEKAPMQQFVDVFAKYYTPAVIVAAVGLTIIPPLFFNASFDLWFYRALVLLVISCPCALVISTPVSIVSAIGNASRHGVLIKGGAYLEQMGKIRAVAFDKTGTLTVGKPMVTDVIPLTGGFDKQQVLALAAAVEKWSEHPLAEAIVACYGNQALPPVTQFKALVGRGAQAELDGQTVYVGNQRLFEELGCSLAAYESSLSALEGQGKTVMLVGNGAELYGIVAVADTLRDNSPAAVAAIKAAGVEQVVMLTGDNCRVAEAVAGNLGLDAFYSELLPADKAATLKQLAGQYGSVAMVGDGVNDAPALATAAVGIAMGVAGSDTALETADIALMSDDLSKLAYVMKLSRKTVAIIKQNITFSLVVKLVFVIGTFAGFANLWLAVLADTGAALLVTLNGMRLARDLR from the coding sequence ATGCATAAACAGGAAGAACAACATTGCGGCTGTGGCTGTTGCGGCGAAATGGCCCTGACGGCTACTGCCGGGGCGATTGCGCTTGACAAAGCCCATTTGCTGAATACCACCTTTCAGGTTGATGGCCTCGATTGTGCCGACTGTGCTGCTAAGGTCGAAAAAGCGGTCGGCCGTATTCAGGGTGTCACTGAAGCCCGGATGAATTTTGCCGCCGCCAAAATGAAGGTGAGCTATGACAGTACTGTAATGGGCGCAGACGAAATTGTCCAGGTGATTGCCGGGTTTGGCTATGATGCCAAAGCGGTCAGCGAGGTACCGGGATACCAGAAAACGGTGTTGCGCTTAACCGGCCTTGATTGTGCCGACTGCGCCGCCAAGCTGGAAAAGCGGGTTGCTGGGCTTGACGGTGTGCAGGCCGTGGCCGTAAATTTCGGTGCCGGCAAAATGACGGTGGAACACACGATTACTGCGCAGGAAATTATTGAAACTGTAGAGCAGGCCGGTTATCAGGCGGCTCTTGATCAGGCCCCGGGCAGTACGGCTGCTGAAAAGCAGGTTTGGTGGCAAAAGCCGCGGATGCTGGCAACGATTGTGTCCGGTCTGCTGCTGGCAGTCGCTCTTGTCCTGGACTGGACCGGGGCGGGTGAGCAGCTGCTGATACCTGTTTATGTTCTGACCATGATTATTGGTGGTTATCATGTAGCCAAGAGCGGCTTATACGGCCTGAAAAGTATGACGCTGGACACCAATTTCCTGATGGTTATCGCTGTGGCCGGGGCGGCGGCGATCGGTGAGTGGAGCGAGGGTGCAACCGTAGTTTTTCTTTTTTCTTTTGGCAATGCCCTTCAGGCTTACACAATGGATAAAACCCGCAGCTCTATCCGGGCGTTGATGGAGCTGGCCCCGCCGGAAGCCCTGGTTAGGCGCAAGGGTGAAGAGCTACGCCTGCGGGTGGAGGAAATTATTGTCGGTGACATCATGCTGGTTAAACCCGGTGAACGCCTGGCGATGGACGGGGTGGTGGCAAATGGCAGTTCCACTGTCAACCAGGCAGCCATTACCGGTGAATCCATGCCTGTGGAAAAACAGGCCGGGGATATTGTGTATGCCGGCACGGTCAATGAACAAGGGGCTCTGGAAATCAGAGTGACCAAGCTGGCGGAAGACTCCACCCTGGCCAAAATCATGCACATGGTGGAGGAAGCCCAGGCGGAAAAAGCGCCAATGCAGCAATTTGTTGATGTTTTTGCCAAATATTATACCCCGGCCGTCATCGTGGCCGCGGTGGGCCTGACCATTATTCCCCCGCTCTTTTTCAATGCATCCTTTGATTTGTGGTTTTACCGGGCATTGGTACTGCTGGTAATTTCCTGCCCGTGCGCTCTCGTCATTTCAACGCCTGTATCGATCGTTTCGGCGATTGGCAATGCTTCGCGCCATGGGGTGCTCATCAAAGGCGGTGCTTATCTTGAACAAATGGGAAAAATCCGGGCCGTTGCTTTTGACAAGACAGGTACTCTAACCGTTGGCAAGCCAATGGTGACCGATGTTATCCCCTTAACCGGCGGCTTCGATAAACAACAAGTGCTGGCCCTGGCCGCTGCTGTTGAAAAATGGTCGGAACACCCGCTGGCGGAAGCGATTGTGGCCTGTTACGGCAATCAGGCCTTACCGCCGGTAACCCAGTTTAAAGCCCTTGTTGGCCGGGGCGCGCAGGCCGAGCTTGATGGTCAGACCGTCTATGTAGGCAATCAAAGGCTGTTTGAGGAGTTGGGCTGTTCGCTTGCCGCTTATGAAAGCAGCTTATCGGCCCTTGAAGGGCAGGGAAAAACAGTTATGCTGGTAGGCAACGGCGCAGAATTATATGGTATTGTTGCTGTAGCCGATACCCTGCGCGATAACAGCCCGGCAGCCGTGGCGGCTATTAAAGCGGCCGGGGTCGAACAGGTCGTTATGCTGACCGGTGATAATTGCCGGGTCGCAGAGGCTGTTGCCGGCAATCTGGGGCTTGATGCCTTCTATAGTGAACTGCTGCCGGCCGATAAAGCCGCAACCCTTAAGCAGCTGGCCGGCCAATATGGCAGCGTAGCCATGGTCGGTGACGGGGTGAATGATGCCCCGGCGCTGGCGACTGCCGCTGTGGGTATTGCCATGGGGGTTGCCGGTTCGGACACGGCCCTGGAAACGGCTGATATTGCGCTTATGTCTGACGATTTGAGTAAACTGGCCTATGTAATGAAACTCAGCCGGAAAACAGTGGCGATCATCAAGCAGAATATTACCTTTTCGCTGGTGGTGAAACTGGTGTTTGTCATTGGCACCTTTGCCGGTTTTGCCAATCTCTGGCTGGCTGTGCTGGCCGACACCGGCGCCGCCCTGCTGGTGACCTTAAACGGGATGCGGCTGGCCCGGGATCTCCGCTAG
- a CDS encoding class I SAM-dependent methyltransferase yields MMQADKLYDVWWQNRAEGEQQMEERHQRGWQEVIQLIQEQDLSHMAVLDFGCNQGGFLRHLHQAKPFKEGVGIDLAQASIQVANARKGDLPLTYVATTTPEQFANRFDLVISQAVIYLIKDLKTHAWKVKQLLKPGGVYYATYTDLSTNPSLEHFTKWINDNSLVESNAHTLDFIAGTFAAEGFHVEIQRRRPQGFIDISRDEDGFLCIADRMQATYEQAYLFRFSLAEK; encoded by the coding sequence ATGATGCAGGCAGACAAGCTTTATGATGTATGGTGGCAAAACCGCGCCGAAGGGGAACAGCAAATGGAAGAACGGCATCAGCGGGGCTGGCAGGAGGTTATTCAGCTTATTCAGGAACAGGACCTTTCCCACATGGCGGTGCTTGATTTCGGCTGCAACCAGGGGGGGTTTTTACGACACCTGCATCAGGCTAAGCCCTTTAAGGAAGGTGTTGGCATTGATCTGGCCCAGGCGTCGATACAAGTGGCCAATGCCCGTAAAGGGGATCTGCCGCTGACCTATGTGGCTACAACTACCCCTGAACAGTTCGCCAACAGGTTTGATCTGGTCATCAGCCAGGCGGTCATTTATTTGATTAAAGACCTGAAAACCCACGCCTGGAAGGTTAAGCAGCTGTTAAAGCCCGGGGGGGTTTATTATGCCACCTACACCGACTTAAGCACCAATCCCAGTCTGGAGCATTTTACCAAATGGATTAACGACAACAGCCTGGTAGAGTCTAATGCCCACACGCTGGATTTTATTGCCGGCACCTTTGCCGCCGAGGGCTTTCACGTGGAGATACAGCGGCGGCGGCCGCAGGGATTTATTGATATTTCCCGCGACGAGGATGGTTTTTTATGTATTGCCGACAGGATGCAGGCAACGTATGAACAGGCGTACCTTTTCCGGTTTTCGCTGGCGGAGAAATAA